A stretch of the Acyrthosiphon pisum isolate AL4f chromosome A2, pea_aphid_22Mar2018_4r6ur, whole genome shotgun sequence genome encodes the following:
- the LOC100166284 gene encoding uncharacterized protein LOC100166284 (The RefSeq protein has 1 frameshift compared to this genomic sequence), with translation MGQKSSQFSAEELNDYQDLTYFTKKEVLIAHEKFKSLAPEKVGHNKNAKLALNKVLKLPELAANPFGERMCQVFSSSQDGDCTFEDFLDMMSVFSSMAPADVKAEHVFRIFDFDGDDMLGVGDIKKVIQCLIGEQNVFNDNDLKRLVHKIFEEVDFDDDGALSFSEFEHVTDMCPDFVKSVYIFYCIINACLFLQDHWF, from the exons gatctcacttattttacaaaaaaagaagTTTTGAT TGCACATGAAAAGTTCAAGTCTTTAGCTCCTGAAAAAGTGGgacataataaaaatgcaaaattagcATTAAACAAGGTTCTTAAGCTACCTGAATTAGCAGCTAATCCTTTTGGTGAACGTATGTGTCAAGTATTCAGTTCTAGTCAAGATGGGGATTGTACATTTGAAGATTTTTTAGATATGATGTCAGTATTTAGTTCTATGGCACCTGCAGATGTAAAGGCTGAACATGtctttagaatttttg attttgatggTGATGACATGTTAGGTGTTGgagatattaaaaaagtaattcaaTGTTTAATCGGAGAACAAAATGTCTTTAATGATAATGATCTTAAACGtttggtacataaaatatttgaagaagTAGATTTTGATGACGACGGCGCTCTTTCATTTTCTGAATTTGAACACGTAACTGACATGTGTCCAGATTTTGTTAAgtcagtatatattttttattgtattatcaatGCTTGTTTG CTTCAAGatcattggttttaa